In the Cylindrospermopsis raciborskii Cr2010 genome, AATGGCGCGATCGCATTACTTTTGCCAATGCTACACCCATAGAACCTTTAGACACCTGTATTCAAATTTCTACTCCCCCAAAAGTACATACTATAATTGCTACGGACGGTTCTCAAATTGCTCCTAACCATCATGAAATTGCCTATTGCTACTTACTAAATATAGGGAGAGTGGTTTTATATTATGGACAAAATCGTCATCCCCTGCTAGACAGTTTACCAGAGATATTTTACCGAGAAGAAGACCTATATATTGCTCGTCAATGGGGTTTAAAAACCGAAGAATGGATGAGTCATTGCCGAACTGCTTCGGAAATTACGGTACTATCTGACCTAGCCTGTAGCATAAAAAACGAGCATCCCTCTCTAGCGATGGTAGATGGCTCTCTAATATATTGGTTTTTAGAACAGCTACCACTAGAAGCCAGAGATCAAATTTTACCACCTATCTTAGAAGCTTGGGGAAAGTTACGTCAAGCAGGAATCCCCATAGTTGGATATCTAAGTGCAGCTCGTAACAACGAAGCGAAAAATCTATTGCGTTTATTAAACTGTCCCTATCCCGTTCCTGACTGTATTAACTATTGTCCAGACCAACTAGATTACGTT is a window encoding:
- a CDS encoding DNA double-strand break repair nuclease NurA, with translation MLDLTKLAGQMQGLSQHLCSEVAESNRKLELAKENLKKACECQEEIVKRQEKWRDRITFANATPIEPLDTCIQISTPPKVHTIIATDGSQIAPNHHEIAYCYLLNIGRVVLYYGQNRHPLLDSLPEIFYREEDLYIARQWGLKTEEWMSHCRTASEITVLSDLACSIKNEHPSLAMVDGSLIYWFLEQLPLEARDQILPPILEAWGKLRQAGIPIVGYLSAARNNEAKNLLRLLNCPYPVPDCINYCPDQLDYVPCKKFEGLRDTTLWATQLQPGQRSALWRSNSRILQLYDDQVIYFCYLHVGTEIARIEFPAWVVNDPGMIDQALGLVLAQIQKGYGYPVAIAEAHNQAVVRSGDRNHFFALLEREMIKAGIKNVSISYKEARKRGSIA